A stretch of DNA from Streptomyces rubradiris:
CGACGGCAAGCTGACGATGGACGACTTCACCGGCGTCACGGTCTCCCTGACCAACCCCGGCGGCCTCGGCACCGTCCACTCCGTGCCGCGCCTGATGCCCGGCCAGTCCGTGATCATGGGCGTCGGCTCCATGGACTACCCGGCGGAGTTCCAGGGCACCAGCCAGGACACCCTGAACAAGCTCGGCATCTCGAAGGTCATGACGCTCACGTCGACCTACGACCACCGGGTGATCCAGGGCGCCGCCTCCGGCGAGTTCCTGCGCCAGGTCGCCAACCTGCTGCTCGGCGAGAACGGCTTCTACGACGACATCTTCGAGGCGCTGCGCATCCCCTACGAGCCGGTCCGCTGGCTCAAGGACATCGACGCCAGCCACGACGACGACGTCACCAAGGCCGCCCGCGTCTTCGAGCTGATCCACTCCTACCGGGTCCGCGGCCACGTCATGGCCGACACCGACCCGCTGGAGTACAAGCAGCGCAAGCACCCCGACCTGGACATCGTCGAGCACGGCCTCACCCTGTGGGACCTGGAGCGCGAGTTCGCCGTCGGCGGCTTCGCCGGCAAGTCGATGATGAAGCTCCGCGACATCCTCGGCGTGCTGCGCGACTCGTACTGCCGCACCACCGGCATCGAGTTCATGCACATCCAGGACCCCAAGCAGCGCAAGTGGATCCAGGACCGGGTGGAGCGCCCGCACTCCAAGATGGAGCGCGAGGAGCAGCTGCGCATCCTGCGCCGGCTGAACGCCGCGGAGGCGTTCGAAACCTTCCTGCAGACGAAGTACGTCGGCCAGAAGCGCTTCTCCCTGGAGGGCGGCGAGTCCGTCATCCCGCTGCTGGACGCGGTGATCGACTCCGCGGCCGAGTCCCGTCTGGACGAGGTCGTCATCGGCATGGCCCACCGCGGCCGCCTCAACGTGCTGGCCAACATCGTCGGCAAGTCGTACGCGCAGATCTTCCGCGAGTTCGAGGGCAACCTCGACCCGAAGTCGATGCACGGCTCCGGCGACGTGAAGTACCACCTGGGCGCCGAGGGCACCTTCACCGGCCTGGACGGCGAGCAGATCAAGGTCTCGCTGGTCGCCAACCCCTCCCACCTGGAAGCCGTCGACCCGGTCCTGGAGGGCGTCGCCCGCGCCAAGCAGGACATCATCAACAAGGGCGGCACGGACTTCACGGTGCTGCCGGTGGCGATCCACGGCGACGCGGCCTTCGCCGGCCAGGGCGTGGTGGCCGAGACCCTGAACATGTCGCAGCTGCGCGGCTACCGCACCGGCGGCACGGTCCACATCGTCATCAACAACCAGGTCGGCTTCACCGCCGCCCCCGAGTCCTCGCGTTCCTCCATGTACGCGACGGACGTGGCCCGCATGATCGAGGCCCCGATCTTCCACGTGAACGGCGACGACCCGGAGGCCGTGGTCCGCGTCGCGCGTCTGGCCTTCGAGTTCCGCCAGGCGTTCAACAAGGACGTGGTGATCGACCTCATCTGCTACCGCCGCCGCGGTCACAACGAGTCGGACAACCCGGCCTTCACCCAGCCGCTGATGTACGACCTGATCGACAAGAAGCGCTCGGTGCGCAAGCTGTACACCGAGTCCCTGATCGGTCGCGGCGACATCACCCTGGAAGAGGCCGAGCAGGCCCTCCAGGACTACCAGGGCCAGCTGGAGAAGGTCTTCACCGAGGTCCGCGAGGCCACCTCGCAGCCGGCCACCGGGGACGCCCAGGCGCCCCAGGACGGCTTCCCGGTCGCGGTCCCGACCGCGGTCTCCACCGAGGTCGTCAAGCGGATCGCCGAGTCCCAGGTCAACATCCCGGACACCATCACCGTCCACCCGCGGCTGCTCCCGCAGCTCCAGCGCCGGGCGGCGATGGTGGAGGACGGCACGATCGACTGGGGCATGGGCGAGACCCTCGCCATCGGCTCCCTGCTGCTGGAGGGCACCCCGGTCCGGCTGGCCGGCCAGGACTCCCAGCGCGGCACCTTCGGCCAGCGCCACGCGGTGCTGATCGACCGGGAGACCGGCGAGGAGTACACCCCGCTGCAGTACCTCGCCGAGGACCAGGCGCGGCTGAACGTCTACAACTCGCTGCTGTCCGAGTACGCGGCGATGGGCTTCGAGTACGGCTACTCGCTGGCCCGCCCGGACGCGCTGGTGATGTGGGAGGCCCAGTTCGGCGACTTCGTCAACGGCGCCCAGACGGTCGTCGACGAGTTCATCTCGTCGGCGGAGCAGAAGTGGAGCCAGACCTCCGGCGTCGTCCTGCTGCTCCCGCACGGCTACGAGGGCCAGGGTCCGGACCACTCCTCCGCGCGCCCCGAGCGGTTCCTCCAGCTGTGCGCGCAGAACAACATGACGGTCGCCATGCCGACCTCGCCGTCGAACTACTTCCACCTCCTGCGGTGGCAGGTGCACAACCCGCACCACAAGCCGCTGGTCGTCTTCACCCCGAAGTCGATGCTGCGCCTGAAGGCCGCCGCGTCGAAGGCGGAGGAGTTCACGAGCGGCCAGTTCCGCCCGGTCATCGGCGACAGCACGGTCGACCCGGCCGCGGTCCGCAAGGTCGTCTTCTGCGCCGGCAAGGTCTACTACGACCTGGAGGCCGAGCGGCAGAAGCGGGGCGTCACGGACACGGCGATCATCCGGATCGAGCGGCTCTACCCGCTGCCGGGTGACGAGCTCCAGGCGGAGGTCAACAAGTACCCGAACGCCGAGAAGTACCTCTGGGCTCAGGAGGAGCCGGCGAACCAGGGTGCGTGGCCGTTCATCGCGCTCAACCTGATCGACCACCTGGACCTGGCGGTCGGCGCGGACATCCCGGCCGGCGAGCGGCTGCGGCGCATCTCGCGTCCGCACTCCTCCTCCCCGGCGGTGGGTTCCGCGAAGCGGCACCAGGCCGAGCAGGAGCAGTTGGTGCGTGAGGTGTTCGAGGCGTAAGCCCGAAGTGGCCGAGGCGTAAGCCCTCCGAAAAGGGCCCGGTACCGAGTTCTCGCTCGGCACCGGGCCCTTTCGCCTGTCCGACGGGGTTTCCCGCCGTCCGCCGGCCTACTCGTCGTCCTCGTCGTCGAGCCGGGCGAGCCAGGTGGCCAGCCGCTCCACGGGCACCTCGAAGTCCGGGTTCAGGTCCACGAACGTGCGCAACTGCTCGGCGAGCCACTCGAAGGTGACCTCTTCCTCGCCACGCCGCTTCTCCAGCTCCTCGATACCGCGGTCGGTGAAGTACATAGGGGCTACGTCTCCTGCGTAAACATCCAGCCGGCAACTCTCCCCACCAGCGTATGCCGCCGCCGACGCGCCCCGGCCCGGGGCAGCCGCGCGCAGGCGTCCCCCACACGCCGGCGCCTTCCCTCGAACGGGTGTCTTGACTTCACCTCGCCACGATATATCGTGTTTGAGAGAAGACGCGATATGGCGTGTCACGACCGTGTCCGGCCGAGGAGGTCCCATGTCCGAGTGGTCCGTCACCGAACCCCAGAAGCTGACCTTCGACAGCCCCGTGCGCGATCTCCAGGTCCGCATCGTCAACGGCACGGTGAACGTCGTCGGCACGGAGGAGGACTCGGCGCGGCTGGAGGTCTCGGAGCTGAAGGGCCCGCCCTTGGTGGTCACCCGGGACGGCTCCACGCTGACCGTGGCCTACGAGGACCTGCCGTGGAAGGGCTTCCTCAAGTGGCTCGACCGCAAGAGCCGGCGCCGCAGCGCGGTGGTCTCGCTCGCGGTCCCGGCCGGCACGCGCGTGGAGGTGGGCGTGGTGGGCGCCGGCGCGGTCGTCTCGGGCATCCGCGGGGCCGCGGTGATCAGGGGGGTGAACGGCGACAGCACCCTGGTCGGCGTCTCGGGCCCGGTCCGCGCGGAGACCGTCTCGGGAAGCCTGGAGGCCCAGGCGGTCACCGGGGACCTGACGTTCCACTCGGTCTCCGGAGACCTCACCGTCGTGGCGGGCTCCGGCCCCTCCGTGCGCGCCGAAACCGTCAGCGGCTCGATGATCGTCGACCTGGACCCGGACGGCCCCACGGACGTCGGCCTGACCAGCGTCTCCGGCGAGATCGCCATCCGCCTGCCGCACCCGGCGGACGCCGAGGTGGAGGCGAACACCGCGAGCGGCGTGGTGTCCAACGCCTTCGAGGGGCTGCGAGTGCACGGCCGGTGGGGCGCGCACAAGATCACCGGCCGGCTCGGCGCGGGCACGGGCAGACTGCGGGCCACCACGGTCTCGGGCTCGATAGCCCTGCTGCGCCGGCCGCCCCGGGACGAGGAGGAGCACACGTCCTGGCAGGCCGGCCCGCCGCGACCGCCGGAGTCCGACACCACGACCGTCACCGTGACCGTCACCGACCCGGCGCCCCCCGGCACCCCCGGCTCGCCCACCGCGCCGGAGGCACCCAGCGCCCCCTCGAACGCCCCGGCCGCCCCGGAGGCCCGCACGGCACCCCACCCGGCCGATCACCCACCGGCCACGCCGGGGGACAATTCCGTCTCCGGCCAGGACGCCACCGCCACCGGCGCCCCGGCCGACGGCACGACCGACAAGAAGGTGCTCTGACATGCCTCCCGTCTTCGCCCACGGCCGCCTGCGCCTGTACCTGCTCAAGCTGCTCGACGAGGCCCCGCGCCACGGCTACGAGGTGATCAGGCTCCTGGAGGAGCGCTTTCAGGGCCTCTACGCCCCTTCGGCGGGCACGGTCTACCCGCGCCTGGCCAAGCTGGAGGCGGAGGGCCTGGTCCGGCACACCACCGAGGGCGGCCGCAAGGTGTACGCCATCACGGACGCGGGCCGCGCCGAGCTGGCCGACCGCAGCGGTGAACTGGCCGACCTGGAGCTGGAGATCCGCGAATCGGTCGCGGAACTGGCCGCCGAGATAAGGGCCGACGTGCGTGGCGCGGCCGGCGACCTGCGCCGCGAGGTGCGCGCCGCCGCGTCCGAGGCCCGCCGCGCACGGACGTCCGGGGGCGACTTCGCCCACGGGGAGTACGGCGACCTGGGCGACAAGGAGGCGTGGCGGGCCGCCAAGGAGGAGATGCGCCGGGTCAAGCAGGAGTGGAAGGAGCAGACGCGGCGCGCGAAGGACGAGAGCCGCCGGGCACGCGAGGAGGCCGAGCGGGCCCGCCGCCAGGCCCAGGAGGCGCAGGCCCGGGCGCGGGTCCAGGCGCAGGAAGAGGTACAGCGCATCGCCCGGCGCGTCCAGGAACGCGTCCAGGACCACTTCACGCGCGGCGACTGGCCCACGGGCCTCCGCGAGGGCCTGTCCGAACTGACGAAGGAATTCGGCGACTTCGCCAGGGACTGGGGGACGGACCGGGGCTTCCCCCGCACGACGAAGGAGACGCCCCGCACCACACCGCCCTCGGAGCCGGAGCCGCACTACACCCCGGCCTCGGAGGACTTCCCCGCCGATTACGAACCGGCCTGGGCCCACGAGACGCCCACCGGCGACCCGGCCCGCGACCTGGACCGCCTGCTGGACCGCTTCCGCGACGACATCCGCGACGCGGCCCGCGACAACGGCATCACCCCGGCCCAGCTCCAGGAAACCCGCCACCACCTCACCAAGGCAGCGACCCGCATCGCGGCGGTCCTCCACGCCCACAAGCCCTGACCGGGAGCGCCCGCCCTCCAGACGGCCGGGCCGAGAGGGCGAGCTCCCCCGAAACCCTAGGAGTTGGTCAGCACGATCTTGCCGAACTGTTCGCCGGACGCGAGCCGTTCGAAGCCTTCGCGTGCCCGGTCCAGGGGAAGCTCCTCGTCGATCACGGGCCGTACACCGGTCGCGGCGCAGAAGGAGAGCAGGTCCTCCAGCTCGTCCTTGGTGCCCATCGTGGACCCGACGACCTTCAGCTCCAGGAAGAAGATCCGGGTCAGCTCGGCATGCGAGGGCCGGTCCCCGCTGGTCGCCCCGGAGATGACCAGCGTGCCACCGGGCCGCAGCGACTTCACCGAGTGGGACCAGGTCGCGGCGCCCACGGTCTCGATGACGGCGTCCACCCGCTGCGGCAGCCGGGCCCCCGGTTCCACCGCCTCCACGGCGCCCAGTTCCATGGCCCGCTTGCGCTTCGCCTCGTCCCGGCTGGTGGCGAAGACCCGCAGTCCGGCCGCCTTGCCGAGGACGATCGCGGCCGTGGCGACACCCCCGCCCGCGCCCTGCACGAGGACCGAGTCCCCGGGCCGTACCCCGGCGTTGGTGAACAGCATCCGGTACGCCGTCAGCCAGGCCGTCGGCAGACAGGCGGCCTCGGCGAAGGACAGCTCCTTCGGCTTGGGCAGCACGTTCCAGGTCGGTACGGCGACCTGTTCGGCGAAGGTGCCCTGGTAGCGCTCGGTGAGGATGGAGCGCGGCTCGTGCGGGCCGACGCCGTGGCCGCTCTGGCCGATGACGGAGTGCAGGACGACCTCGTTGCCGTCCTCGTCGACACCGGCGGCATCGCAGCCGAGGATCATCGGCAGCCGGTCCTCCGGGAGGCCGACGCCCCGCAGGGACCAGAGGTCGTGGTGGTTGAGGGAGGCGGCGCGCACGGTGATCGTGCTCCAGCCGGGACGGACCTCGGGAGCCGGACGCTCCCCCAACTCGAGGCCGGTGAG
This window harbors:
- a CDS encoding multifunctional oxoglutarate decarboxylase/oxoglutarate dehydrogenase thiamine pyrophosphate-binding subunit/dihydrolipoyllysine-residue succinyltransferase subunit, coding for MSPQSPSNSSSLSTDDQAGKNPAAAFGANEWLVDEIYQQYLQDPNSVDRAWWDFFADYKPGAPATPAPAGAAATGSAQTTTAPQAPAAPAPQAAAPAPKPAAAPAQAPAPAAPAAPAAKAAPAKPAQPAQAPAQPKPKAEPAKEAPEGPELVTLRGPSAAVAKNMDASLEMPTATSVRAVPVKLLFDNRIVINNHLKRARGGKISFTHIIGYAMVQAIKAMPSMNWSYGIKDGKPTLIKPAHVNLGLAIDLVKPNGDRQLVVAAIKKAETLNFFEFWQAYEDIVRRARDGKLTMDDFTGVTVSLTNPGGLGTVHSVPRLMPGQSVIMGVGSMDYPAEFQGTSQDTLNKLGISKVMTLTSTYDHRVIQGAASGEFLRQVANLLLGENGFYDDIFEALRIPYEPVRWLKDIDASHDDDVTKAARVFELIHSYRVRGHVMADTDPLEYKQRKHPDLDIVEHGLTLWDLEREFAVGGFAGKSMMKLRDILGVLRDSYCRTTGIEFMHIQDPKQRKWIQDRVERPHSKMEREEQLRILRRLNAAEAFETFLQTKYVGQKRFSLEGGESVIPLLDAVIDSAAESRLDEVVIGMAHRGRLNVLANIVGKSYAQIFREFEGNLDPKSMHGSGDVKYHLGAEGTFTGLDGEQIKVSLVANPSHLEAVDPVLEGVARAKQDIINKGGTDFTVLPVAIHGDAAFAGQGVVAETLNMSQLRGYRTGGTVHIVINNQVGFTAAPESSRSSMYATDVARMIEAPIFHVNGDDPEAVVRVARLAFEFRQAFNKDVVIDLICYRRRGHNESDNPAFTQPLMYDLIDKKRSVRKLYTESLIGRGDITLEEAEQALQDYQGQLEKVFTEVREATSQPATGDAQAPQDGFPVAVPTAVSTEVVKRIAESQVNIPDTITVHPRLLPQLQRRAAMVEDGTIDWGMGETLAIGSLLLEGTPVRLAGQDSQRGTFGQRHAVLIDRETGEEYTPLQYLAEDQARLNVYNSLLSEYAAMGFEYGYSLARPDALVMWEAQFGDFVNGAQTVVDEFISSAEQKWSQTSGVVLLLPHGYEGQGPDHSSARPERFLQLCAQNNMTVAMPTSPSNYFHLLRWQVHNPHHKPLVVFTPKSMLRLKAAASKAEEFTSGQFRPVIGDSTVDPAAVRKVVFCAGKVYYDLEAERQKRGVTDTAIIRIERLYPLPGDELQAEVNKYPNAEKYLWAQEEPANQGAWPFIALNLIDHLDLAVGADIPAGERLRRISRPHSSSPAVGSAKRHQAEQEQLVREVFEA
- a CDS encoding DUF6104 family protein codes for the protein MYFTDRGIEELEKRRGEEEVTFEWLAEQLRTFVDLNPDFEVPVERLATWLARLDDEDDE
- a CDS encoding DUF4097 family beta strand repeat-containing protein, which codes for MSEWSVTEPQKLTFDSPVRDLQVRIVNGTVNVVGTEEDSARLEVSELKGPPLVVTRDGSTLTVAYEDLPWKGFLKWLDRKSRRRSAVVSLAVPAGTRVEVGVVGAGAVVSGIRGAAVIRGVNGDSTLVGVSGPVRAETVSGSLEAQAVTGDLTFHSVSGDLTVVAGSGPSVRAETVSGSMIVDLDPDGPTDVGLTSVSGEIAIRLPHPADAEVEANTASGVVSNAFEGLRVHGRWGAHKITGRLGAGTGRLRATTVSGSIALLRRPPRDEEEHTSWQAGPPRPPESDTTTVTVTVTDPAPPGTPGSPTAPEAPSAPSNAPAAPEARTAPHPADHPPATPGDNSVSGQDATATGAPADGTTDKKVL
- a CDS encoding PadR family transcriptional regulator — protein: MPPVFAHGRLRLYLLKLLDEAPRHGYEVIRLLEERFQGLYAPSAGTVYPRLAKLEAEGLVRHTTEGGRKVYAITDAGRAELADRSGELADLELEIRESVAELAAEIRADVRGAAGDLRREVRAAASEARRARTSGGDFAHGEYGDLGDKEAWRAAKEEMRRVKQEWKEQTRRAKDESRRAREEAERARRQAQEAQARARVQAQEEVQRIARRVQERVQDHFTRGDWPTGLREGLSELTKEFGDFARDWGTDRGFPRTTKETPRTTPPSEPEPHYTPASEDFPADYEPAWAHETPTGDPARDLDRLLDRFRDDIRDAARDNGITPAQLQETRHHLTKAATRIAAVLHAHKP
- a CDS encoding zinc-binding dehydrogenase, encoding MFAVYAARIDRDQPLTGLELGERPAPEVRPGWSTITVRAASLNHHDLWSLRGVGLPEDRLPMILGCDAAGVDEDGNEVVLHSVIGQSGHGVGPHEPRSILTERYQGTFAEQVAVPTWNVLPKPKELSFAEAACLPTAWLTAYRMLFTNAGVRPGDSVLVQGAGGGVATAAIVLGKAAGLRVFATSRDEAKRKRAMELGAVEAVEPGARLPQRVDAVIETVGAATWSHSVKSLRPGGTLVISGATSGDRPSHAELTRIFFLELKVVGSTMGTKDELEDLLSFCAATGVRPVIDEELPLDRAREGFERLASGEQFGKIVLTNS